A region of Paraburkholderia sp. BL23I1N1 DNA encodes the following proteins:
- a CDS encoding collagen-like triple helix repeat-containing protein: protein MSTQRFFTHHAACETVLSLRAPLIAIAVGGLLAACGGNGVTTPSSASAGSAGGGGSTSGNTPTASTSSTNGLATAAAQTTSDLGNTIGSLTIPGLSPKVTQGLGDTVSSASGTLNSLANAVSGGLGQIGTTSNPVGTTVAGLGSVVSSTSGVVQGLSTTVGGLGTGNLAPLSPLTTPLATVLSTTAGALNAGGATLGNSLASAPVQQLTQPLSTAITPIVQTAGLVTQTVGTQTGLGAPVGGLLAQIGGALNSAGSQVGTATKNPVGADLGNLVGSLGNTVTNAGGLVNPNGPNGANPIPGLITSLVGSTNVAVVNGPPANGSPFGPLQNSLASLGLGNNPLGSLSTLLGGTPLSGLTSVLGSTPLSALTSGTGGSPLGSLTSVLGGTGSASNPLSTLTGALSGVTGSASGSGGSNPLAPVTALVGTLTGALGSAAGSTSSSSSSTGGLTTLLSGLVPVSHK, encoded by the coding sequence ATGTCCACCCAACGTTTTTTTACTCACCATGCGGCGTGCGAGACCGTGTTGTCGTTGCGCGCACCGTTGATCGCCATCGCGGTCGGCGGCTTGCTCGCCGCGTGTGGCGGCAATGGCGTCACCACGCCATCGAGTGCATCCGCCGGTAGCGCCGGCGGCGGCGGTTCGACCAGTGGCAACACGCCCACCGCCTCGACGTCGAGCACCAATGGCCTCGCCACCGCCGCCGCACAGACCACCAGCGACCTTGGCAACACGATCGGCTCCCTGACCATCCCGGGCCTCAGCCCGAAAGTCACGCAAGGTCTCGGCGACACGGTGTCGAGTGCGAGCGGCACCCTGAACTCGCTCGCCAACGCAGTAAGCGGCGGTCTCGGGCAAATCGGCACGACCTCCAACCCGGTCGGCACCACGGTCGCCGGACTCGGCTCGGTGGTCAGTTCGACAAGCGGTGTCGTGCAAGGTCTGAGCACCACGGTCGGCGGGCTTGGCACCGGCAATCTCGCGCCGCTGTCGCCGCTCACCACACCCCTTGCAACCGTGCTGTCCACGACTGCCGGCGCATTGAACGCCGGCGGCGCGACGCTCGGCAATTCGTTGGCCTCCGCGCCGGTGCAACAGCTCACCCAGCCGCTCAGCACCGCGATCACACCGATCGTGCAGACCGCCGGACTCGTGACGCAGACGGTCGGCACGCAGACCGGCCTCGGCGCACCGGTCGGCGGCCTGCTCGCGCAAATCGGCGGCGCGTTGAACTCGGCCGGCTCGCAAGTCGGCACGGCAACGAAGAATCCGGTCGGCGCCGATCTCGGCAACCTGGTCGGCTCGCTCGGCAACACGGTGACGAACGCCGGCGGACTCGTCAATCCGAACGGCCCGAATGGCGCGAATCCGATTCCCGGCCTGATTACGAGCCTCGTCGGCAGCACCAACGTGGCCGTCGTCAATGGACCGCCCGCCAACGGCAGCCCGTTCGGCCCGCTGCAAAACTCGCTCGCGAGTCTCGGGCTCGGCAACAACCCGCTCGGCTCACTGTCGACGCTGCTCGGCGGCACACCGCTGTCCGGCCTGACCTCGGTGCTGGGTAGCACGCCCTTGAGCGCACTGACTTCGGGGACGGGCGGCTCGCCGCTGGGTTCGCTGACTTCGGTGCTGGGTGGCACGGGTAGCGCATCGAACCCGCTGTCGACGCTGACCGGCGCACTCTCCGGCGTCACCGGCAGCGCCTCGGGCAGCGGCGGTAGCAACCCGCTCGCCCCCGTGACGGCTCTCGTCGGCACGTTGACCGGCGCGCTCGGCTCGGCGGCCGGCTCGACGAGCAGCTCGAGCAGTTCGACGGGCGGCTTGACGACACTACTCAGCGGCCTCGTGCCGGTGAGCCATAAGTAG
- a CDS encoding ShlB/FhaC/HecB family hemolysin secretion/activation protein, which translates to MKLGYGSKWTLVLAAIAASAMQAEAQAQSRPAGSVVGGNPLDSLPQIKAPDKGPNVTVQVAPQAPQLQELLARHLTPSRIQVEGVKSIPFDEVAQRFTPLVGKDTTIGDLIQVANGVTKLYQDRGYALSFAFIPAQTFEGGVVRVTVVEGYVSTVKVTGKVGAIEDKIRAIADHIVADRPLKRATFERYINVLGLLPGVKVAANVAPPQNTDGATTLELNVDRKPVDLSTGIDFNHPGVQGLLTATENGLTALGEQLSVSALLPKGRDNVTYLAAHAAVPIGSNGLIGKIDASHYRGNPVDNPGLPSYIERTVINDKIGGSLAYPILLSNAQSVIGTASVYASHDEDRYNNHDTGAQIGFRSQVRVLQLQADYASAQTGQVRRASITVAKAFDILGASKSGDSNVPGAPVTNPASINFVRTGASFSQTNEWPLKIGTSVSLTGQYSGVSLPTSEQISFGAQRFAQGYEPGEASGDSGWGAIFEVNRAFTPGFTYLRTFTPYISFDMARVFLHAGTPSPSRLSSIAFGFRISDAKYYSLDLSVAKPIGDAPVESASRSPRINATFSYQLN; encoded by the coding sequence ATGAAACTCGGGTACGGTAGTAAATGGACCCTCGTGCTCGCCGCGATAGCGGCAAGCGCGATGCAGGCAGAAGCACAAGCGCAGTCGCGCCCCGCCGGTTCGGTTGTCGGCGGCAATCCGCTCGATTCGCTGCCGCAGATCAAGGCGCCTGACAAAGGCCCGAACGTGACCGTGCAGGTTGCACCGCAAGCCCCCCAACTTCAGGAACTGCTCGCCCGCCATCTGACGCCCTCCAGGATTCAGGTCGAGGGCGTGAAGTCCATTCCCTTCGACGAAGTCGCGCAACGCTTCACGCCGCTCGTCGGCAAGGACACCACCATCGGCGATCTGATTCAGGTTGCCAACGGCGTCACGAAGCTGTATCAGGATCGCGGCTATGCGCTCTCGTTCGCGTTCATTCCCGCGCAGACGTTCGAAGGAGGCGTGGTGCGCGTGACCGTGGTGGAAGGCTATGTATCGACGGTCAAGGTGACGGGCAAGGTAGGCGCGATCGAAGACAAGATCCGCGCGATCGCCGACCACATCGTCGCCGACCGGCCGCTCAAGCGCGCGACCTTCGAGCGTTACATCAATGTGCTGGGCCTGCTGCCCGGCGTGAAGGTTGCGGCCAACGTAGCGCCGCCGCAAAACACCGACGGCGCCACGACGCTCGAACTGAACGTAGACCGCAAACCGGTCGACCTCAGCACCGGCATCGATTTCAATCACCCCGGCGTGCAAGGCCTGCTGACTGCCACCGAAAACGGTTTGACCGCCCTCGGCGAACAGTTGAGCGTGTCCGCCTTGCTGCCGAAGGGGCGTGACAACGTCACCTATCTCGCGGCACACGCTGCGGTGCCGATCGGCAGCAACGGACTGATCGGCAAGATCGACGCGTCGCACTATCGCGGCAATCCGGTCGACAATCCCGGCCTGCCCTCCTATATCGAGCGCACGGTCATCAACGACAAGATTGGCGGCTCGCTGGCCTATCCGATCCTGTTGAGCAACGCCCAAAGCGTGATCGGCACGGCCTCCGTCTATGCGTCGCACGACGAGGACCGCTATAACAACCACGACACCGGCGCGCAGATTGGCTTCCGTTCGCAGGTGCGCGTATTGCAATTGCAGGCCGACTACGCCAGCGCGCAAACCGGCCAGGTGCGCCGCGCGAGCATCACGGTGGCGAAGGCATTCGATATTCTCGGCGCATCGAAATCCGGCGACTCGAACGTTCCCGGCGCGCCCGTCACGAATCCGGCGTCGATCAATTTCGTGCGGACCGGTGCAAGCTTTTCGCAAACCAACGAGTGGCCGCTCAAGATCGGCACCTCGGTTTCGTTGACCGGCCAATACAGCGGCGTCTCGCTGCCGACATCGGAACAGATCTCGTTCGGCGCGCAACGCTTTGCGCAGGGTTATGAACCGGGAGAGGCATCGGGCGATTCGGGCTGGGGCGCCATCTTCGAAGTCAACCGGGCGTTCACGCCAGGATTTACCTATCTGCGCACCTTCACACCCTATATTTCGTTCGACATGGCCCGCGTCTTTCTGCATGCGGGGACGCCGTCGCCGTCGAGGCTGTCGTCGATCGCATTCGGCTTCCGGATCTCGGACGCGAAGTATTACAGCCTGGACTTGTCGGTGGCCAAGCCGATCGGCGACGCACCGGTGGAGAGCGCGTCGCGCAGCCCGCGCATCAACGCGACGTTCTCCTATCAGCTGAACTGA
- a CDS encoding Flp family type IVb pilin yields MKKFTQRFLRDNEGVTAIEYGLIAGLMAASLVIAVGSITGALQTSFAAIALLIKG; encoded by the coding sequence ATGAAAAAGTTCACACAACGCTTCCTGAGAGATAACGAGGGCGTGACGGCCATCGAGTATGGTTTGATCGCGGGGTTGATGGCGGCATCGCTTGTAATCGCGGTCGGCTCTATCACCGGCGCGCTTCAGACCTCATTTGCAGCCATTGCCCTCTTAATTAAGGGCTAA
- a CDS encoding prepilin peptidase produces the protein MNLPVADILFVVWAAAIAICDCRSRRISNSSVVVGLAAAFACALFQRSPFNISAGQAALGVVVGLVALLPFFALGAMGAADVKVFAALGAWCGMHTLLGIWVAASLAAGVHALWLLVTTRTRLATIGRHAGPTFEVGGKASTPYAACLTVAACAWLALQMSTGVLR, from the coding sequence ATGAATTTACCAGTCGCCGACATTCTATTTGTCGTGTGGGCCGCGGCTATTGCTATATGTGATTGCCGCAGTCGACGCATTTCCAATTCGTCTGTCGTTGTTGGATTGGCAGCGGCATTTGCGTGCGCGCTATTCCAGCGCAGCCCTTTTAATATTTCGGCCGGACAGGCAGCATTGGGCGTTGTCGTCGGGCTGGTCGCATTGCTGCCGTTTTTTGCGCTGGGTGCAATGGGTGCCGCCGACGTCAAAGTTTTTGCCGCACTAGGTGCCTGGTGCGGTATGCACACGCTGCTCGGAATCTGGGTCGCCGCGAGCCTTGCAGCCGGAGTGCATGCGCTCTGGCTGCTCGTCACGACCCGCACGCGACTCGCTACGATCGGGCGGCACGCCGGTCCGACTTTCGAGGTGGGCGGTAAAGCATCGACCCCCTATGCGGCGTGTCTGACAGTAGCGGCCTGTGCATGGCTGGCGCTGCAAATGTCCACGGGTGTGCTGCGATGA
- a CDS encoding transposase: MNPYRDINDEEWQRVAPLLPELRPRSELRGRPLANTRSVLNGVLWVRYSGATWSAMPRKYPSYQTCHRRFTAWYESGVLKRVMEQLFGAASEELCNLMEARMRTHVGAEQKSVDEGKVPATAPAVYSPAPVKPLPSSPFAYASPFKHAA; encoded by the coding sequence ATGAATCCTTACCGTGATATCAATGATGAAGAATGGCAACGTGTTGCACCGTTGCTCCCCGAGTTGCGTCCGCGCTCCGAACTGCGTGGCCGGCCGCTTGCCAACACGCGCTCCGTGCTCAACGGCGTGCTGTGGGTGAGGTACAGCGGAGCCACCTGGTCCGCCATGCCGCGCAAATACCCGTCGTATCAAACTTGCCATCGCCGCTTCACGGCATGGTATGAATCCGGTGTGCTCAAGCGCGTCATGGAACAACTTTTCGGCGCGGCGAGCGAAGAACTCTGCAACCTGATGGAAGCACGCATGCGCACGCATGTGGGCGCGGAACAAAAGAGCGTTGACGAAGGTAAGGTTCCGGCCACGGCGCCCGCGGTGTACAGCCCAGCACCGGTCAAACCGTTGCCGTCGTCGCCGTTCGCGTACGCGTCGCCTTTCAAACACGCGGCATGA
- a CDS encoding type II and III secretion system protein family protein gives MTKRIFALGTATYVGFALLAASGAGHAADATQHARKARPAQPASSAEPAQLVAGQTIGLTVGGQQQVATGHVLQRIALGDPSVADVLIMKGSGRGGVLLVGKAAGTTSLMLWERGRDTPLTYTVNVITQAAASLLGPDTPSVKVLGGTALVSGSSATMEAHQRAVVAAEGSVARDGAAGKDGAAAKDGAVFDTSTVASRAVVQVDVRVVEFSRSVLKQVGFNFFKQNNGFTFGSFAPSALTSVSATAGQAPQMTSTTPLSSAFNLVFNSATHGLFANLSLMESNNLARVLAEPTLVALSGQSASFLAGGEIPVPVPQGLGTTSIEYKPYGIGLTLTPTVLGPQRIALKVAPEASQLDFANAVTISGVSVPAFTTRRTDTTVELGDGESFVIGGLVDRETTSNVSKVPLLGDLPIIGTFFKQLSYQQNEKELVIIVTPHLVSPLAKGATMPSTPGEQSEQRNGPVWRSLVGGFIAGDAAPGFSK, from the coding sequence ATGACAAAACGGATTTTTGCACTTGGGACGGCGACGTACGTCGGATTTGCGTTGTTGGCTGCGTCAGGCGCGGGGCACGCGGCCGATGCTACCCAGCACGCGCGAAAGGCGCGCCCGGCACAGCCTGCCTCATCGGCCGAACCTGCGCAGCTGGTGGCCGGGCAAACCATTGGACTGACGGTCGGCGGCCAGCAACAGGTGGCGACAGGCCACGTGCTGCAGCGCATAGCGCTCGGCGACCCATCGGTGGCCGACGTATTGATCATGAAGGGTAGCGGCCGTGGAGGTGTACTGCTGGTCGGCAAGGCCGCGGGAACCACGAGTTTGATGCTGTGGGAGCGCGGCCGCGATACACCATTGACGTACACGGTGAACGTCATTACGCAAGCGGCGGCTTCGCTGCTCGGCCCCGATACGCCGAGTGTCAAGGTGCTCGGCGGTACTGCGCTGGTGTCCGGTTCGTCGGCGACGATGGAAGCGCATCAGCGCGCTGTTGTCGCAGCGGAAGGATCGGTTGCAAGGGATGGCGCGGCGGGTAAGGACGGGGCAGCGGCGAAAGATGGCGCGGTGTTCGATACGTCGACCGTTGCCAGCCGTGCTGTCGTGCAGGTTGACGTGCGCGTCGTCGAATTCAGCCGTTCTGTGCTCAAGCAGGTCGGCTTCAACTTCTTCAAGCAGAACAACGGTTTTACGTTTGGCTCTTTTGCGCCATCTGCATTGACCTCGGTTTCGGCGACGGCGGGCCAGGCACCCCAGATGACTAGTACGACGCCGCTGTCGTCGGCGTTCAATCTGGTGTTCAACTCGGCAACCCACGGCCTGTTTGCCAACCTGAGCCTGATGGAAAGCAATAATCTGGCTCGCGTGCTGGCCGAACCGACCCTCGTGGCGTTGTCGGGACAGAGTGCAAGCTTTCTCGCTGGCGGCGAAATCCCTGTGCCGGTGCCGCAAGGGTTAGGGACGACATCGATCGAATATAAGCCTTACGGCATCGGTCTCACGTTGACGCCGACCGTACTGGGTCCGCAACGCATCGCGCTGAAAGTCGCGCCGGAGGCGAGCCAACTCGACTTCGCGAACGCGGTGACGATTAGCGGTGTGTCAGTGCCAGCGTTCACGACACGGCGCACGGACACCACGGTCGAACTCGGAGACGGCGAGAGCTTTGTAATCGGTGGGCTGGTTGACCGCGAGACCACATCGAATGTATCCAAGGTGCCCTTGCTGGGCGACCTGCCGATCATCGGAACGTTCTTCAAACAACTGAGCTATCAGCAGAACGAGAAAGAGCTGGTAATCATCGTGACGCCGCATCTCGTGTCGCCGCTGGCGAAGGGAGCGACCATGCCGTCGACGCCGGGTGAACAGTCTGAGCAGCGCAACGGTCCGGTGTGGCGCTCACTGGTCGGCGGTTTCATTGCGGGCGATGCAGCGCCGGGGTTTTCGAAATGA
- a CDS encoding DUF2147 domain-containing protein: MMQFTQRARAIALRTAKHAALAGVLLASAVTAMAQTDSPIGTWQTIDDHTGQPKALVQIAQDSNGSLSGKVIKGLNANDKPDRRCTECTDARKDQLILGMTIINDMQKDGDGWDHGQILDPENGKVYKCKMHLEDGGNKLVVRGYIGVSLLGRSQTWVRQQ, from the coding sequence ATGATGCAATTCACTCAACGCGCGCGCGCAATCGCGCTTCGCACAGCCAAACATGCCGCCCTCGCCGGCGTGCTGCTCGCCAGCGCCGTCACGGCGATGGCGCAGACCGATTCCCCGATCGGCACGTGGCAAACCATCGACGATCACACCGGCCAGCCCAAAGCCCTCGTGCAAATTGCACAGGACAGCAATGGCTCGTTGAGCGGCAAGGTGATCAAGGGGCTCAATGCGAACGATAAACCGGATCGCCGCTGCACTGAATGTACCGATGCACGCAAGGATCAGTTAATTCTCGGCATGACGATCATCAACGATATGCAAAAGGACGGCGACGGCTGGGATCACGGGCAGATTCTCGACCCGGAAAACGGCAAGGTCTACAAGTGCAAGATGCACCTGGAAGACGGTGGGAACAAGCTGGTGGTGCGCGGCTACATTGGCGTGTCGCTGCTGGGCCGCTCGCAAACCTGGGTTCGCCAGCAATAG
- a CDS encoding collagen-like triple helix repeat-containing protein: MNIQTANTTVRTTLIAASVAAMLSLGACGGSGTLSSGTGGGSGSGSAGGALSTTTGSGSGSGSMGSGGSGSNTSSNGSGSGSGSGTGTGTTPVANALGTVVGNGGGVVSDLGSTVSSIGSVIGSQNLPGVSAQTTQAAGGIVQQVGSAVSTLGNGVSQGLGQLGTGGDAVGTTVSSLGGVVGHVGGAVTQAGSLVTSLGSGPLAPLAAITTPLGGVVNTLGGAVTNSGNTLTTALSTGPVQQITQTLSTAITPITSMVAATTQTVGNTTGLGAPLNTLLSTLGGGLGQAGTLISATGGNPITAALGHTVTDTGTTVASVGGPLTGSTGSNPLAPITSALGGLTGGTSGGPLAPLTSVLGGLTGGTSSGPLAPLTNLLGGLTGGTSSGPLAPLTGALSSVTGGLGGASSSSSPLAPVTGLLSSLTTGLSGASGGSSSPLAPVTGLLSSVTGALGGVTTTAANTPATTTTTSTSSGPGLSLSSTSGKGSGSSPLAPVTSLLGGLLGGLSKK, encoded by the coding sequence ATGAACATTCAAACGGCCAACACGACAGTACGAACAACCCTGATTGCGGCCAGCGTGGCAGCAATGCTTTCTCTTGGTGCTTGCGGCGGCTCCGGAACCCTGAGTTCCGGGACTGGCGGCGGCAGCGGTAGCGGTTCCGCCGGCGGCGCACTTTCGACTACTACCGGCAGCGGCAGCGGCAGCGGTTCGATGGGCTCTGGCGGCTCCGGCAGCAATACCAGCAGCAACGGTTCCGGAAGCGGTTCCGGTTCAGGCACAGGAACCGGCACGACTCCGGTCGCGAATGCACTCGGCACGGTAGTCGGCAACGGCGGCGGTGTGGTCAGCGATCTCGGCTCGACGGTCTCGAGCATCGGTAGCGTAATCGGCTCGCAAAACCTCCCAGGCGTCAGCGCGCAAACCACCCAGGCTGCCGGTGGCATCGTGCAGCAAGTCGGTTCGGCAGTCTCGACGCTCGGCAACGGTGTATCGCAAGGGCTCGGCCAACTCGGCACCGGTGGCGACGCAGTCGGCACGACCGTTTCGAGCCTCGGTGGCGTGGTCGGTCATGTCGGCGGCGCAGTAACGCAGGCAGGCAGCCTCGTGACGAGCCTCGGCAGCGGCCCGCTTGCGCCGTTGGCAGCCATCACCACGCCACTCGGCGGCGTTGTCAATACGCTCGGCGGCGCAGTGACCAACAGTGGCAACACGCTCACCACCGCGCTCTCGACGGGCCCGGTCCAGCAAATCACGCAAACGCTCAGCACCGCGATCACGCCGATTACGTCGATGGTCGCGGCAACCACGCAGACGGTCGGCAACACCACGGGCCTCGGCGCACCGCTGAACACGTTGCTCTCGACCCTCGGCGGCGGCCTGGGTCAGGCCGGCACGCTGATCAGCGCAACTGGCGGAAATCCGATCACGGCCGCTCTTGGCCATACGGTCACGGATACGGGCACCACAGTCGCGTCGGTGGGCGGCCCGCTCACCGGCAGCACCGGCAGCAATCCGCTGGCTCCGATCACCAGCGCACTCGGTGGCCTGACTGGCGGCACCAGCGGCGGCCCGCTCGCTCCGCTCACCAGCGTACTCGGCGGCCTGACCGGCGGCACCAGCAGCGGTCCGCTCGCTCCGCTCACCAACCTACTCGGCGGCCTGACCGGTGGCACCAGCAGTGGCCCGCTCGCTCCGCTCACCGGCGCACTGAGCAGCGTAACGGGCGGCCTGGGCGGCGCCTCGAGCAGCAGCAGCCCACTGGCGCCTGTCACCGGCCTGCTCTCGAGCTTGACAACCGGCCTGAGCGGCGCGAGCGGCGGCAGCAGCAGCCCGCTCGCCCCGGTGACCGGCTTGCTCTCGAGCGTCACCGGCGCGCTCGGCGGCGTCACGACCACGGCGGCCAACACGCCGGCCACGACGACGACCACGTCGACCAGCTCGGGCCCCGGCCTGTCCCTGTCGAGCACGAGCGGCAAAGGATCGGGCAGCAGCCCGCTCGCCCCGGTGACGTCGCTCCTCGGCGGCCTGCTCGGCGGTCTGTCGAAGAAGTAA
- a CDS encoding TadE/TadG family type IV pilus assembly protein, which yields MKSQKGLAFARRQRGATAVEFALVFPLFFTIVYMIITFSLMMVAQQNLTLAAEEGARAALNYQPNTSLQSALTNRAAAACVAAQAVVASIVSAATCTSTASACSPTNGMQCVQVAMAYDYQNHPIVPSIALLSITLPKTLTSSATVQLNPENIQ from the coding sequence ATGAAATCGCAGAAAGGGCTCGCGTTTGCGCGCCGCCAACGTGGCGCCACTGCCGTCGAATTCGCGCTGGTGTTCCCGCTGTTCTTCACGATCGTCTACATGATCATCACCTTCAGCCTGATGATGGTGGCCCAGCAGAACCTGACACTGGCGGCCGAAGAAGGCGCGCGCGCTGCGCTGAATTACCAGCCCAACACGTCTTTGCAAAGTGCGCTCACCAATCGCGCCGCGGCAGCCTGCGTCGCAGCCCAGGCCGTAGTGGCTTCGATCGTCAGCGCCGCGACCTGCACGTCGACTGCGAGCGCTTGCAGTCCCACTAACGGGATGCAGTGTGTGCAAGTCGCAATGGCTTACGACTATCAGAACCACCCGATCGTGCCATCGATAGCACTTCTGAGTATTACGCTGCCGAAGACGCTGACGAGCAGTGCGACGGTCCAACTCAACCCGGAGAATATTCAGTGA
- the cpaB gene encoding Flp pilus assembly protein CpaB produces the protein MPNLTKILAGVLIAVALLLGLFAWTLSRRPVPVAVTAAMQATFPVVVATRTLPAGKAITVDALRVQSLPINPNGAFTDPAQLTGRVPNADISADSPVLETQLSSGLAERIEPGERALAVRVDESNAVANRLRPGNFVDVFFTLKRDNAGVGNSEVDRTQARLLMSKVRVLAFGNATASGDTAGDPNGMVRTAVLAVPVADVDRLTLAESAGRLVFALRNPKDTEVADESAFAALPGVLKTSAHAGSGDALQDSTKAAAGVALDTLSGTASLPGVAPRFAPAPHMLVAPTRVAGNTNSTNSGIEVIRGGRAETVAW, from the coding sequence ATGCCGAATCTAACCAAAATTCTCGCCGGTGTTCTGATCGCGGTCGCGTTGCTGCTCGGCCTGTTTGCCTGGACGCTGTCGCGCCGCCCAGTGCCGGTGGCCGTCACGGCCGCCATGCAAGCCACTTTTCCGGTGGTGGTGGCGACCCGTACGCTGCCGGCGGGCAAGGCGATTACCGTCGACGCTTTGCGCGTGCAGTCGCTGCCGATCAATCCGAACGGCGCCTTCACCGATCCGGCCCAGTTGACAGGCCGGGTACCGAATGCGGATATCAGTGCGGACTCGCCGGTGCTGGAAACGCAATTGTCGTCGGGGCTGGCGGAGCGTATCGAACCGGGTGAGCGCGCCCTCGCAGTACGCGTCGACGAAAGCAATGCAGTGGCCAACCGGCTGCGGCCCGGCAATTTCGTCGACGTGTTTTTTACGCTCAAGCGCGATAACGCCGGCGTCGGCAACTCCGAAGTCGACCGCACCCAGGCGCGCCTGCTGATGTCGAAAGTCCGAGTGCTCGCGTTCGGTAATGCGACCGCGAGCGGCGACACCGCGGGCGACCCGAACGGCATGGTGCGGACAGCGGTACTGGCGGTGCCGGTTGCAGATGTCGACCGGCTGACGCTAGCGGAAAGTGCCGGCCGGTTAGTTTTCGCGCTGCGCAATCCAAAAGATACCGAAGTGGCCGACGAAAGCGCTTTTGCCGCGTTGCCAGGCGTGCTGAAGACTTCCGCGCACGCCGGTTCCGGCGACGCGCTGCAGGACTCGACAAAGGCCGCAGCCGGCGTTGCCCTCGACACCTTGTCCGGCACCGCAAGCCTGCCGGGTGTCGCGCCGCGGTTCGCGCCAGCGCCGCATATGCTGGTTGCGCCGACCCGCGTCGCAGGCAATACAAACAGTACAAATAGCGGTATCGAAGTGATACGGGGTGGGCGCGCCGAAACGGTCGCCTGGTAG
- the zapE gene encoding cell division protein ZapE — MNVTEYYEKELQTRGYQSDPAQRAAVDRLQRCYEEWVEYKSRRSNAFKKLIIHPDLPRGVYMWGGVGRGKSFLMDSFYMIVPVQRKTRLHFHEFMREVHRELEDLKGTTDPLDELARRIAKRYRLICFDEFHVSDIADAMILYRLLDKLFENGVQFVMTSNYDPDTLYPDGLHRDRMLPAIELIKSKLDVINVDAGIDYRKRTLAQVEVYHTPLGAASDKALRDAFSRLAAVPDESPILRIEKRELKALRRADGVVWFDFATLCGGPRSQNDYLELASRFHAVILSGVPQMSVRMASEARRFTWLIDVFYDHKVKLLMSAAVPPDQLYVDGPMANEFARTVSRIIEMQSKEYLDAPRRIVDTSLT; from the coding sequence ATGAACGTCACCGAATACTACGAAAAAGAACTGCAGACGCGGGGTTATCAATCGGACCCGGCGCAACGCGCGGCGGTCGACCGTCTGCAGCGGTGCTATGAAGAGTGGGTCGAGTACAAATCGCGCCGCTCGAACGCGTTCAAGAAGCTGATCATTCACCCGGACTTGCCGCGCGGCGTGTACATGTGGGGCGGCGTAGGGCGGGGCAAGAGCTTTCTGATGGACAGCTTCTACATGATCGTGCCGGTGCAGCGCAAAACGCGGCTGCATTTCCACGAGTTCATGCGCGAGGTGCATCGCGAACTGGAAGATCTGAAGGGCACGACCGATCCGCTCGACGAACTCGCGCGCCGTATCGCCAAGCGCTACCGGTTGATCTGTTTCGACGAATTCCACGTCTCGGATATTGCCGACGCGATGATCCTCTATCGTCTGCTCGACAAGCTGTTCGAGAACGGCGTGCAATTCGTGATGACGTCAAACTACGATCCGGATACGTTGTATCCGGACGGTCTGCATCGCGACCGCATGCTGCCGGCAATTGAGCTGATCAAGTCGAAGCTCGACGTGATCAATGTCGACGCGGGTATCGACTACCGCAAGCGCACGCTGGCCCAGGTCGAGGTGTATCACACACCGCTCGGCGCGGCGTCGGACAAAGCGTTGCGCGACGCGTTTTCGCGCCTCGCCGCGGTTCCTGATGAGAGTCCTATCCTGCGTATCGAGAAGCGCGAGTTGAAGGCGCTGCGGCGCGCTGACGGCGTCGTATGGTTCGATTTCGCCACGTTGTGCGGCGGTCCGCGCTCGCAGAACGATTACCTGGAACTGGCGAGCCGCTTTCACGCGGTGATCCTGTCCGGCGTGCCGCAGATGTCAGTGCGCATGGCCTCGGAGGCGCGCCGCTTCACCTGGCTGATCGACGTGTTCTACGACCACAAGGTGAAGCTCCTGATGTCGGCGGCGGTGCCACCCGATCAGTTGTACGTCGACGGTCCGATGGCCAACGAATTCGCCCGCACGGTGTCGCGCATCATCGAAATGCAATCGAAAGAATATCTCGACGCACCGCGCCGGATCGTCGATACGTCGCTGACTTAA